The following coding sequences are from one Virgibacillus necropolis window:
- the coxB gene encoding cytochrome c oxidase subunit II, whose protein sequence is MKKLFTIPILLLLAGCDIAVLDAKSETGQDQAFLIWFSFGLMMIVLLIVFILFARFVWKYRETNQNKDTLPKDVKGNKKLEITWTTLAVLLLAVLAVPTVSITYNQSPILSSSEESEQAVHVTVTGQQYFWTFDYENGKQTTNKLVIPANKTIVFHLKSSDVIHSFWIPRLAGKTDVLPGKELLYKIANPEIGTYEGHCAEFCGVQHAKMQFTTQVVSNEDYEKWLEVRAQKGG, encoded by the coding sequence ATGAAAAAACTATTTACAATTCCAATACTTTTACTATTAGCAGGCTGTGACATAGCCGTCTTAGATGCGAAAAGTGAGACAGGACAGGATCAAGCTTTTTTGATTTGGTTCAGCTTTGGTTTAATGATGATTGTGTTACTTATTGTTTTTATTTTATTCGCTAGGTTTGTGTGGAAATACAGGGAAACTAATCAAAATAAAGACACACTCCCAAAAGATGTGAAGGGGAATAAAAAGCTTGAAATTACATGGACAACTTTAGCTGTTTTATTATTGGCAGTTCTTGCAGTCCCAACTGTATCAATTACATATAATCAGTCACCTATTCTTTCGTCTTCCGAGGAATCTGAACAAGCTGTACACGTTACTGTGACTGGCCAACAGTACTTTTGGACGTTCGATTATGAAAATGGGAAACAAACGACAAATAAGCTAGTAATTCCAGCTAATAAAACGATTGTTTTTCACTTGAAATCGAGTGATGTTATTCATTCATTTTGGATTCCCCGTCTAGCAGGGAAAACAGATGTACTGCCTGGTAAAGAGCTCTTATATAAAATAGCGAACCCTGAAATAGGAACGTATGAAGGTCATTGTGCTGAGTTCTGCGGAGTCCAGCATGCCAAGATGCAGTTCACAACTCAAGTTGTGTCAAACGAAGACTATGAAAAATGGTTAGAAGTGCGTGCTCAAAAAGGAGGATAA
- a CDS encoding OsmC family protein, protein MAEHLFELKASWPGGRNSEGFIETGNLKTKVSIPPEMDGPGIGTNPDEMLLGAAATCYLITLAAMIERADLPLKEMSLASDGKVDVTNGVITYKKIIHKPFVRLTSKASNEDYSKLEKLINKAEKSCMISRALQGNVEIELEPTIE, encoded by the coding sequence ATGGCGGAACATCTTTTTGAACTTAAAGCAAGCTGGCCAGGCGGACGAAATAGTGAAGGATTTATAGAAACTGGGAATCTTAAAACAAAAGTTTCTATTCCACCGGAAATGGATGGTCCAGGAATCGGAACAAATCCAGATGAAATGCTTCTAGGTGCAGCTGCAACGTGCTATTTAATAACATTAGCTGCAATGATTGAACGGGCAGATCTTCCTTTAAAAGAAATGTCACTTGCATCAGATGGTAAGGTGGATGTTACAAATGGGGTAATTACCTATAAAAAAATTATCCATAAACCATTCGTACGTTTGACAAGTAAAGCATCGAATGAAGACTATAGTAAGCTAGAAAAGTTAATCAATAAAGCAGAAAAAAGCTGTATGATATCACGTGCCTTGCAAGGTAATGTGGAGATAGAGCTCGAACCAACAATAGAGTAA
- a CDS encoding choice-of-anchor J domain-containing protein has product MKKLVVLTSTLGLALSLVLPTASFAETGTGDTIENWDKERYGDIQDITSELNRLSKDVEFKKKAKEKIKEAAKALNGENLDGKASTAADTHFTFDGGTKQFLDRNLAFQSYTLRSVGENVEIWVADDLGFPEGDPRPDQVVTQEQVDKLAAEFDSNIYPTVTGFFGTPDSLTGSNALLEEIGAVPEGYYETGNDKVQMLVSNIPDDNYNDPTYPFFVAGFFWQTLEMYTDRNIISIDSNNWEERLEGTFYSTTIHEMQHLIHADNDGDETSWLNEGFSTFSEYLGGYGHDAGSINFLLDHPENSLTNWDEHVGAETGPETIADYGLVYLFTLYNYEQFGQDFILEVAKSPLNSIESYNQAYKDNGINETFQSVFEKFVTAVLIDDADNIKGKKGIYGFDLIDLRELPVGDGEVRGTTVNFEQAKLYEKDGVPAWGADYKVLDFDGKIDTITFDGIDFLPLQWETVADPFDESNQVFWGGTGAEADNNLIFKADLTGTDDATLTFDHFVDIEESWDYGVIQVSTDGKTWTSLANENTRSDVVEEGYPKIKENVPGFTGHSEVWTEESFDLSEYAGQEIYISFRYLTDWGYQDSGWFVDNIEVPEAGLSFDGTSTDSFMSKSELLEDYVNYSVTFVNEDRHGKYKVMHVDPFNVTDEDALQLRQLFKKGTNYMTTWYAAPSDQVDPVPFEYSIELKDNKGKHKGKKK; this is encoded by the coding sequence ATGAAGAAACTAGTAGTGTTAACATCTACGTTAGGTTTAGCATTATCGTTAGTTTTACCTACTGCATCTTTCGCAGAAACCGGCACAGGAGACACCATAGAAAATTGGGACAAAGAGCGATACGGTGATATTCAGGATATCACTTCTGAACTGAATAGGTTATCGAAGGATGTGGAATTTAAAAAAAAAGCAAAAGAAAAAATAAAAGAAGCTGCTAAAGCATTAAACGGAGAAAATTTAGATGGTAAAGCAAGCACAGCGGCAGATACACACTTTACCTTTGATGGTGGTACGAAGCAATTTCTGGATCGAAACCTAGCATTCCAGTCATATACACTACGTAGTGTTGGAGAAAACGTGGAAATTTGGGTTGCCGACGACTTAGGATTCCCTGAAGGAGATCCACGCCCAGACCAAGTTGTTACCCAAGAGCAAGTGGACAAGCTTGCTGCTGAATTTGACTCCAATATTTATCCAACTGTAACTGGATTCTTTGGTACCCCAGATTCGCTCACGGGGAGCAATGCTCTTTTAGAAGAGATTGGTGCTGTTCCTGAAGGATATTATGAAACTGGCAACGACAAGGTACAGATGTTAGTAAGTAACATTCCTGACGACAATTATAATGATCCAACTTATCCTTTTTTTGTTGCAGGATTCTTCTGGCAAACACTTGAAATGTACACAGACAGAAACATTATCTCAATTGACTCAAACAATTGGGAAGAACGGTTAGAAGGTACATTTTATAGTACAACTATTCACGAAATGCAGCATTTAATTCACGCAGATAATGACGGTGATGAGACTTCATGGCTAAATGAAGGATTCTCAACGTTCTCTGAATACTTAGGTGGTTATGGTCATGATGCTGGTTCAATCAACTTCTTATTAGATCATCCAGAAAACTCACTTACCAATTGGGATGAGCATGTGGGAGCTGAAACTGGCCCGGAAACGATAGCTGACTACGGACTCGTTTATCTATTTACACTTTATAACTATGAACAATTCGGGCAAGACTTCATCCTTGAAGTTGCAAAAAGTCCATTAAATTCAATAGAAAGTTATAACCAGGCATACAAAGACAACGGTATTAACGAAACCTTCCAAAGTGTTTTTGAAAAGTTTGTTACCGCCGTTTTAATCGATGACGCTGACAATATTAAAGGTAAAAAAGGAATTTATGGTTTTGACTTAATTGATTTACGTGAACTTCCTGTTGGCGATGGAGAAGTTCGCGGTACTACAGTTAATTTTGAACAAGCAAAACTATATGAAAAGGATGGTGTTCCAGCTTGGGGTGCTGACTATAAGGTATTAGACTTTGATGGTAAAATTGATACTATTACCTTTGATGGGATAGATTTCTTACCTTTACAATGGGAAACTGTTGCTGATCCATTTGATGAATCAAATCAAGTTTTCTGGGGTGGTACTGGTGCAGAAGCTGATAATAATTTGATTTTCAAAGCTGATTTAACTGGTACAGATGATGCAACTTTAACATTTGATCACTTTGTAGATATTGAGGAGTCATGGGATTATGGAGTGATTCAAGTTTCTACGGACGGTAAGACCTGGACTAGTCTAGCAAACGAAAATACGCGTTCAGATGTAGTGGAAGAAGGCTATCCTAAGATAAAAGAAAATGTACCAGGATTCACAGGTCATTCGGAAGTTTGGACAGAAGAAAGCTTTGACCTGTCAGAATATGCAGGGCAAGAAATTTACATTTCATTCCGTTATCTAACGGACTGGGGCTATCAAGATTCAGGCTGGTTCGTTGATAATATTGAAGTTCCTGAAGCTGGTTTATCTTTTGATGGAACAAGCACAGACAGCTTTATGTCTAAGTCAGAGCTTCTTGAAGACTATGTAAACTATTCGGTTACTTTTGTGAATGAAGATAGGCATGGCAAATACAAGGTAATGCACGTTGATCCGTTCAATGTTACAGATGAGGATGCACTGCAACTACGCCAGTTGTTCAAAAAGGGGACAAACTATATGACAACTTGGTATGCAGCACCATCTGATCAGGTTGATCCTGTTCCATTCGAATACTCTATCGAATTAAAAGATAACAAAGGAAAACATAAAGGCAAAAAGAAATAG
- a CDS encoding ABC1 kinase family protein codes for MRHHIWDEQTRRKWNALVKKLAREYRNTAVKLGGVLIKVGQFLSTRADFMPDAFIQELAGLVDRVPPSSFSYAKSLMEKEWGGDINDHLLELNEEPVASASIGQVYKATLKNGKEVAVKVQRYRVRDIFHMDFKALKLVFWMIKLFTSFGKKADLNSLYRELIVVMDRELDFEQELAYGNYFKERFKTNEAIYIPGYIESLCTKEVLVMEWMDGAKITDLSYMNKHNIDIQQTAKTLFNFYLDQFLNDGNFHADPHAGNILIQSDGTIVIIDFGMIGEVKKQDTHYFKQFIQGLIMDDYDKVVQTLDDMNFVLPNADRTKLKKMIKQTIEMYQNGSFIHMNTHTMETIKEDIRLFVKDQPIQLSADYAYLGRAISIVFGLLVSLYPDVDIEKWAKPKVKQWIGGKSFTDSIYVQVAKDSAKPILSFPKAMLKWLENGEKDREWEKEKQQNKLMHHFYILVELFSFSLMVGGIYSGLYVDKVIGYLLTGVFSITLVILLIKHFRMIRSRK; via the coding sequence ATGAGACATCATATTTGGGATGAACAAACGAGGAGAAAGTGGAATGCACTAGTAAAGAAGCTAGCAAGAGAGTATCGTAATACTGCCGTTAAACTTGGCGGAGTACTAATCAAGGTTGGACAGTTTTTAAGTACTAGGGCAGACTTCATGCCAGATGCCTTTATACAGGAATTGGCGGGACTCGTGGACCGTGTGCCTCCATCTTCTTTTTCCTATGCAAAGTCATTAATGGAAAAAGAATGGGGTGGGGATATCAACGACCATTTACTAGAATTAAATGAGGAGCCTGTGGCATCTGCTTCGATTGGACAAGTTTATAAAGCAACGTTAAAGAATGGGAAAGAGGTTGCAGTCAAAGTTCAGCGATACCGGGTACGTGATATTTTTCATATGGACTTTAAAGCATTGAAACTCGTATTCTGGATGATTAAACTATTTACTAGCTTTGGTAAAAAGGCAGATTTAAACTCATTATATCGTGAATTAATAGTTGTCATGGATCGCGAATTAGACTTTGAGCAGGAATTAGCATATGGTAACTACTTTAAAGAGCGGTTTAAAACAAATGAAGCAATTTACATACCGGGATATATCGAAAGCCTTTGCACGAAAGAAGTATTGGTTATGGAATGGATGGATGGTGCCAAAATCACGGATCTTTCGTACATGAACAAACACAATATCGATATACAGCAAACCGCAAAAACACTATTTAATTTTTATTTGGATCAATTTTTAAACGATGGTAACTTTCATGCTGATCCACATGCAGGCAATATTTTAATTCAATCGGATGGAACAATTGTAATTATTGATTTTGGCATGATTGGAGAGGTGAAAAAGCAGGATACGCATTATTTTAAACAGTTTATTCAAGGGCTTATTATGGATGATTATGATAAGGTTGTACAAACCCTAGATGACATGAACTTTGTCTTACCGAATGCTGATCGTACAAAGCTGAAGAAAATGATTAAACAAACAATCGAAATGTACCAAAATGGATCATTTATCCACATGAACACACATACAATGGAAACGATAAAGGAAGATATTCGGTTGTTTGTAAAAGACCAACCAATTCAATTATCAGCAGATTATGCCTATTTGGGAAGAGCGATTTCAATTGTTTTTGGTTTATTAGTTAGTCTTTATCCAGATGTGGATATCGAAAAATGGGCAAAGCCTAAAGTTAAACAGTGGATTGGCGGTAAGAGTTTCACCGATTCCATCTATGTACAAGTTGCAAAGGATTCAGCAAAACCCATTCTATCTTTTCCAAAAGCTATGTTAAAATGGTTGGAAAATGGGGAAAAGGATAGAGAATGGGAGAAAGAAAAGCAACAAAACAAGCTTATGCACCATTTTTATATACTTGTTGAGTTATTTAGTTTTAGCTTGATGGTAGGAGGAATATATTCTGGTCTTTATGTGGACAAGGTTATTGGTTATCTACTAACTGGTGTCTTTTCCATTACGCTAGTTATTCTTTTGATAAAGCATTTCAGAATGATAAGATCGAGAAAATAG
- a CDS encoding YjiH family protein encodes MNNQHYTLKDHLKFIIPSLLGIFLFMTPIPTDGGMTIPIAIMANWIQEQLAGYLSLIMMVIIIITAIGTVLVKIIGSDKLNRTPFFKQLFNVTPFWAVTRVVAAVFAIMVYFKIGSVVIYGESTGAMLFGLLHVLFAVFLFAGLFLPLLMNYGLLDLFGTLMTKVMRPLFRLPGRSSVDALASWVGDGTIGVLLTSKQYEEGYYTKRDAAVISTTFSVVSITFTLVVIDQVGLGEMFVPFYLTVIAAGLIAAFIMPRIPPLSKKANTYINEAEDDMDESAPDGHNMLTFGYKKALNQAKTQSSVLKFFKEGGQNILDMWMGVAPIVMAFGLIAVMIAEYTPTFQWLGLPFVPLLELMNIPFAQAASETILIGFADMFLPSILAASIDAEITRFIIAALSVTQLIYMSEVGGLILGTKIPISFVQLFIIFLLRTLICLPIITLIAHLIF; translated from the coding sequence ATGAATAATCAACACTATACACTAAAAGATCATCTTAAATTTATTATCCCATCGTTACTTGGTATTTTTTTATTTATGACACCGATCCCAACTGATGGCGGTATGACGATTCCGATTGCCATTATGGCAAATTGGATTCAAGAACAACTTGCTGGATACTTATCACTTATTATGATGGTGATTATTATTATTACCGCTATAGGTACAGTACTAGTAAAAATAATCGGTAGCGACAAACTAAATCGCACGCCATTTTTTAAGCAATTATTTAATGTTACTCCTTTTTGGGCGGTTACGCGAGTTGTTGCTGCAGTTTTTGCAATAATGGTTTACTTTAAAATAGGTTCAGTCGTAATCTATGGTGAATCGACTGGTGCAATGCTTTTTGGCCTTTTACATGTTTTATTTGCAGTGTTTTTATTTGCGGGTTTATTTTTACCTTTATTAATGAACTATGGCTTGCTAGATCTATTTGGCACATTAATGACCAAAGTAATGCGTCCACTCTTCCGGTTACCAGGCCGTTCTTCTGTTGACGCACTCGCTTCATGGGTTGGTGATGGAACAATTGGTGTTTTATTGACAAGTAAACAGTATGAGGAGGGCTATTATACGAAGCGTGATGCAGCAGTTATCTCTACAACATTTTCTGTTGTCTCCATTACCTTCACATTAGTAGTAATTGATCAAGTGGGCCTCGGGGAAATGTTTGTTCCATTTTATTTGACGGTAATTGCAGCTGGGCTAATTGCAGCCTTTATCATGCCACGCATACCACCATTATCTAAAAAGGCAAACACATATATCAATGAAGCAGAAGATGATATGGACGAGTCCGCCCCTGACGGTCACAACATGTTGACGTTTGGTTACAAAAAGGCACTTAATCAAGCGAAAACACAATCAAGTGTTTTGAAGTTTTTCAAAGAAGGTGGACAAAATATCTTAGACATGTGGATGGGTGTCGCACCAATTGTTATGGCGTTTGGTTTAATAGCAGTAATGATTGCAGAGTACACACCTACCTTCCAATGGCTGGGTTTACCATTCGTACCATTGCTTGAATTGATGAATATTCCATTCGCTCAAGCAGCATCCGAAACAATTTTGATTGGTTTCGCTGATATGTTCTTACCGTCCATTTTAGCAGCGTCCATTGATGCAGAAATTACTCGATTTATTATTGCAGCCTTGTCTGTTACACAGTTAATTTATATGTCAGAAGTTGGTGGCCTGATCCTCGGAACAAAAATTCCTATATCCTTTGTTCAGTTATTCATCATCTTTTTACTTCGTACACTTATTTGTTTGCCCATCATTACGTTAATCGCACATTTGATATTTTAA
- a CDS encoding flavin reductase family protein yields MIINHTQFSKRNMSKLIKGAVVPRPIAWVSSIDKNGTPNLAPFSFFTVASMDPITLCFSVGGGQNKNGQKDTLSNIRETGEFVINIVQESQANKMYETSKYFQLDEDEFEIAGLEKAESKLVRAPKVADAPVNMECQLDQIVKVGSSDLILGRLVCYHISDEMYMENDKVNPEKLKPVGRMAGDYAFIHEFYGLPNKDLDK; encoded by the coding sequence TTGATTATTAATCATACACAATTTAGTAAGCGGAATATGAGCAAGTTAATCAAGGGAGCTGTGGTTCCTAGGCCAATTGCCTGGGTTTCATCTATTGATAAGAATGGAACTCCAAATCTAGCGCCATTTAGCTTTTTTACCGTTGCTTCAATGGATCCGATCACCTTGTGTTTTTCTGTTGGCGGGGGACAAAATAAGAACGGACAAAAGGATACATTATCTAATATTAGAGAGACAGGCGAATTTGTCATTAATATTGTACAAGAGTCACAAGCGAACAAAATGTATGAAACTAGCAAGTACTTTCAGCTCGATGAGGATGAATTCGAAATAGCAGGGCTTGAAAAGGCAGAAAGTAAACTTGTGCGGGCCCCTAAAGTAGCTGACGCTCCCGTAAATATGGAGTGTCAATTAGATCAGATTGTTAAAGTGGGGAGTAGTGATCTTATCTTAGGCCGGCTTGTTTGCTATCATATCAGTGATGAAATGTACATGGAAAATGACAAAGTGAACCCTGAAAAATTAAAACCAGTTGGAAGAATGGCGGGTGACTACGCGTTTATCCATGAATTTTACGGACTGCCCAACAAGGATTTGGATAAATAA
- a CDS encoding sugar nucleotide-binding protein, with protein MKICVFGASGYVGASIYEKLKHVPEATVVGTYLSEPALIDELYKLDVNEPESFSNFFKNEKPDVVVWAVMSGPNEHKLTDQGLMHLMTHLTPQTKLVYISSDFVFSHGDGPYSEEDPLSNLPDDHSFSNYTNAKVKAERLIDKEFSNYVVLRAGPIYGENEVGKLDDRTDRLSYHLSSNQPIDFRDDLIRTFVHIEDLTNVIEEMVFNDVTGIYHVGPDKQQSFYEFMKASAQLMGYDETLVIKGSEQEEVDTEIPKNTSLTTNKIKEVSDQKFR; from the coding sequence ATGAAAATTTGTGTATTTGGTGCTAGTGGGTATGTAGGAGCTTCTATATACGAAAAATTAAAGCATGTACCAGAAGCAACTGTTGTTGGAACATATTTAAGTGAACCAGCTTTAATTGATGAGCTGTATAAGTTGGATGTGAATGAACCAGAATCTTTCTCAAACTTTTTTAAAAATGAAAAGCCAGATGTGGTGGTATGGGCAGTAATGAGCGGCCCAAATGAGCACAAACTTACAGACCAAGGCCTAATGCATTTGATGACACATCTTACACCACAGACGAAATTGGTTTATATTTCATCAGACTTTGTGTTTTCTCATGGTGATGGACCGTATAGTGAAGAGGATCCATTGTCAAATTTACCTGATGATCATAGCTTTAGTAACTATACAAATGCAAAGGTCAAGGCAGAACGGTTAATTGATAAAGAGTTTTCCAATTATGTGGTATTGCGAGCAGGACCAATATACGGGGAAAATGAGGTAGGAAAATTGGATGATCGTACAGATCGATTATCTTATCATCTAAGCTCCAATCAGCCTATAGACTTTCGAGATGACTTAATTCGAACGTTTGTGCATATAGAAGATTTAACAAACGTTATTGAAGAAATGGTTTTTAATGATGTGACTGGTATCTATCACGTTGGCCCAGATAAGCAGCAAAGCTTTTATGAGTTCATGAAAGCATCTGCACAACTGATGGGATATGATGAAACACTTGTAATCAAGGGTTCTGAACAAGAAGAGGTAGATACAGAAATCCCTAAGAACACATCATTAACTACAAATAAAATAAAAGAAGTGTCTGATCAAAAATTCAGATAG
- a CDS encoding L-cystine transporter has translation MSFTYVLLNVVLLLGIIVLLIYMQKKHISFSKRVFTGLGLGVVLGAILQVIYGTGSDILNETTEWYNVVGRGYIRLLMLIVVPLIMVSIIQSIINLEKSSELGKMAAWIIGILVSTAMIAALVGIGSAALFNLNADQINAGQAENDRGAMLESRLGDVENLSTPEKILSFIPSNIFLDMTGERPTSTIAVVIFSIIVGIAVLGVRRKNPVHAEMFTKIMNAIYAVVMRFVTMILRLTPFGILALIATTVANTDIGGIVELGKFVIASYAALFVMFIIHLVLVGVFGLNPMMYLKKVLPVLSFAFTSRSSAGTIPLTIQTQKNSLGVDQGIANMSASFGATIGQNGCAGVYPAMLAVMIAPTVGIDPLTPGFILQLVLIIGISSFGIAGVGGGATFAALIVLSSMNLPVALAGLLISIEALIDMGRTALNVNDSILSGTLTSRILKKLNIETFNDETAIEKDTSL, from the coding sequence ATGAGTTTCACATATGTTTTGCTTAACGTCGTATTATTACTAGGAATTATCGTACTTTTAATTTATATGCAAAAGAAACATATCTCGTTTAGCAAGCGCGTTTTTACAGGTCTTGGGCTCGGAGTTGTATTAGGTGCTATTCTACAAGTTATTTATGGTACAGGATCGGATATTTTAAATGAAACAACGGAATGGTATAACGTAGTCGGCCGTGGATATATTCGCTTGTTAATGTTGATTGTAGTGCCACTCATTATGGTATCGATTATTCAGTCCATTATCAATCTTGAAAAGTCGTCGGAACTAGGAAAAATGGCTGCGTGGATTATTGGTATTCTTGTTTCTACAGCAATGATAGCGGCATTAGTTGGAATTGGAAGTGCGGCATTATTTAATTTAAACGCAGACCAAATTAATGCAGGTCAAGCAGAGAACGATCGTGGGGCAATGCTGGAATCAAGGCTAGGAGATGTGGAAAATTTATCAACCCCAGAGAAAATTCTATCTTTTATTCCTTCTAATATATTTCTAGATATGACTGGAGAACGACCTACTTCAACTATTGCAGTAGTTATTTTCTCCATCATTGTAGGGATTGCAGTGTTAGGTGTTCGTCGGAAAAACCCAGTACATGCAGAAATGTTCACTAAAATTATGAATGCTATTTACGCGGTAGTTATGCGATTCGTTACGATGATACTAAGACTAACACCATTTGGAATACTCGCATTGATTGCAACCACAGTAGCTAACACAGATATTGGTGGAATCGTTGAATTAGGTAAATTCGTGATCGCCTCTTACGCTGCCCTGTTCGTCATGTTCATTATTCATTTAGTCTTAGTCGGTGTTTTTGGTCTAAATCCAATGATGTACCTGAAAAAGGTTTTGCCTGTATTAAGCTTTGCATTCACATCCCGATCTAGTGCAGGAACAATTCCATTAACCATCCAAACACAAAAGAATTCGCTTGGTGTGGATCAAGGAATTGCAAATATGTCAGCATCATTTGGTGCAACAATTGGGCAAAATGGGTGTGCTGGTGTATATCCAGCAATGTTAGCGGTGATGATCGCGCCGACAGTTGGAATTGATCCGTTAACACCAGGATTTATTTTGCAACTGGTTTTAATTATTGGTATAAGTTCATTTGGTATAGCAGGTGTTGGTGGTGGTGCAACTTTTGCGGCATTAATCGTTCTTTCTTCGATGAATTTGCCTGTAGCGTTAGCGGGGCTTCTTATATCTATTGAAGCGTTAATTGATATGGGCCGTACAGCACTGAATGTGAACGATTCTATTTTATCTGGAACATTAACATCCCGAATATTAAAGAAGTTGAACATAGAAACATTTAATGACGAAACAGCGATAGAAAAAGATACTTCGTTATAA
- a CDS encoding phasin family protein: MMSDFLKKGFLLGLGAAVSSKERLDKKLKELVEKNELTREQARTVMQNFLDKGESTKDEWSTKQYEQTKEMAKDLGLATKDDVNELQARIAELESKLQVQE, encoded by the coding sequence ATGATGAGTGATTTTTTGAAAAAAGGATTTTTATTAGGCTTGGGTGCAGCGGTTAGCAGTAAGGAAAGGTTGGACAAAAAGCTTAAGGAATTGGTTGAGAAAAACGAATTGACACGTGAGCAAGCTAGAACCGTTATGCAGAACTTCCTCGATAAAGGGGAATCAACAAAAGACGAGTGGAGTACGAAACAGTATGAACAGACTAAAGAGATGGCGAAGGACTTAGGACTAGCTACGAAGGACGACGTTAATGAACTACAGGCAAGAATAGCAGAGCTTGAATCAAAATTACAGGTTCAAGAGTAA
- a CDS encoding acyltransferase family protein, translating into MGRNAYFDNAKLVLIFLVVFGHMIQPFTSGSHWITTLYMWIYTFHMPAFIFLAGFFAKGLGNKKYIMNLAKKLLLPYLIFQALYSGYYFFLGQSDWQTGIFYPHWALWFLFSLFSWHLLLYFFKRMPAMLSMAVAIGVGLLVGYFGEIGHTFSLSRTFVFFPFFLIGYWLTKDHVMFLKRRSIRFASVIVMTFVAAAIYIAPEFNSGWLLASESYIDLGLPELGIIARLLVYVTAAAMAMSVLAWVPSKESKLTRLGTQTLYVYLLHGFFVQFFRETNLFEVNGVVDIIGLAVIAATIVLLLSSKPVQLVSQPIIEGKVSVMRSLFGHSNKKNQHNQNLHT; encoded by the coding sequence ATGGGAAGAAATGCATATTTTGATAATGCGAAATTAGTGCTTATTTTCTTAGTAGTATTTGGTCATATGATTCAGCCATTTACGAGTGGATCGCATTGGATTACCACATTATATATGTGGATATATACGTTTCACATGCCTGCCTTCATTTTTCTAGCAGGATTTTTTGCAAAAGGATTAGGGAATAAAAAATATATTATGAATTTAGCTAAAAAACTGTTGTTACCCTATCTAATTTTCCAAGCGTTGTATTCAGGATACTATTTCTTTTTGGGCCAAAGTGACTGGCAAACAGGTATCTTTTATCCGCATTGGGCATTATGGTTTTTATTCAGTTTATTTAGCTGGCACTTGTTGCTTTATTTTTTCAAAAGGATGCCAGCCATGCTAAGTATGGCAGTAGCGATAGGTGTTGGATTACTTGTCGGATACTTTGGCGAGATCGGTCACACATTTAGTTTATCACGGACTTTTGTGTTTTTCCCGTTTTTCTTAATTGGGTATTGGTTAACAAAGGACCATGTGATGTTCTTGAAAAGAAGAAGTATACGTTTCGCTTCAGTTATTGTAATGACATTTGTTGCTGCTGCTATATATATCGCACCAGAATTTAATTCTGGTTGGTTATTAGCTTCAGAGTCATATATTGATTTAGGATTACCGGAATTAGGTATAATAGCTCGATTACTCGTATACGTTACGGCGGCAGCGATGGCGATGAGCGTTTTAGCTTGGGTTCCATCAAAAGAAAGTAAGCTCACACGACTTGGAACTCAAACACTTTACGTCTATTTACTTCATGGATTTTTTGTACAGTTTTTCCGTGAAACGAATTTATTTGAAGTGAATGGTGTGGTAGATATAATCGGGTTAGCAGTTATAGCTGCAACTATCGTACTTTTATTATCAAGTAAACCAGTTCAGTTGGTTTCACAACCAATCATTGAGGGAAAAGTATCTGTAATGAGAAGTCTATTTGGTCATTCCAACAAAAAGAATCAGCACAACCAGAACCTTCATACGTAA